DNA sequence from the Bombus huntii isolate Logan2020A chromosome 16, iyBomHunt1.1, whole genome shotgun sequence genome:
GCATGATTAACGTGTGTCGCGTTTCCTTGCGGCTGTAAAATTGATTTACTTGTTTTTCTTCCAGCATGCCACAATAGCGAATTATACGTAATTAGTATAATTGGTAGAATACTACatgcatttatatatattataaatttacttacatgattttttaattaaattattttataatacataatttttgTTCAATTTATTAGTCGTCTTCCTGCAAATTGCAGAAAGTTGTACATTTGGCGCGTCTGTggtagaataaaatatttcctttagtCAGTCACAAatttaaactttaaaaaatAGTGCAACTGAACTTAaagtaatatatcttttattacaaagaaaaaatctttatcttaattaatatcagtaacaaatataaaatttcgaaatttgcAAAATTCAATACAGTCATTTAATTTTTCCGCCACTAGTTAACACAGTATCGTCTATAGCAGGCGATATTCACAAGcctttatcattttttaaacttCCGTGATATAGAAAATCATTTAGAACGAATAATtactattataatatacaattactactataataatacatacttttaataaacgatttatatactaaaatttctttatttggaTGAGCAAAAAAGTGTAAGGgaaatctaataaaatttaaagaaaagtttaaataattcatatattAAAACTTCTGTACTTTAATAACCACAGAAATGTAAGAGGAATCTTACAATCTAAAACTtctgtattttaataaataataaataatatatataatgtataataatataaataaagataataataatgtaaataataatatataccaAAATTTTATGCCCGGTATGTACGGTATTTATATAGGGATTCCTAGATTCCTCTAACTAGTAGGTGTATGCacgtgtgtgtatgtgtgtggaGGGCGCCACTTGAACCTCCTTCGTCGTTTCAGTCTGTCTCTTGTGTGGTTTCTCCGCTGTTTCGAAAGTTTGCTGTCATTTTTCGGAGTTTCGTCATCGCTTCACATGATTTCGTGAAAAATGGATTGAAACGTAATCTCAAGGCGAAACTCATTTGAAATATCGTTGTTCCACCTATTTGTCGTTAGTAAAGCTCCTAATCGATACGCGTTTCATCGACAGTGTCGCAGAGGTTTCCGCGGACGACTTCTGCCTCCAGAAGGTGGTGTAAAACGATGTACGAGGAACCAGTACGCAAATCACGGTGGTAAAGATGCGAGACTTCGATCGAGTCGCGTGTGCTCCCGTGCCAGCGTAGCAGAGGAATCAGCGCGGCCCGGCGACGATGCGAGATAACTCCAAAGAGATGTTCATTATCAGAGCTTTGGAAAAGATCCTGGCTGACCGGGATGTCAAACGGTCGCACCTCTCTCAGCTCAGAAAATCCTGCGAGACTGCACTTGGTAAATTCATTAATCATCAACTTATCCTGTGTGATAACACTAATATGTGTAATCGAAGAAGTTCCTTGAGAGTTATGCATACAACACAAAACTATTATAGCAAATGCTTAAAATTGTGATACTCTACTGCAAAGTATTATAAATGATTATATTGTGTGATTTATAATTGGAAttagtttaatattttagtcCATTATTCTCTGAATGTTCTAATAAGATCTTGGTTATACAGGGATTGATGGAAGATTCTTCTTCAGAATAGGACATTAAATTTTTTAGGGTTTTAAAATTGACTGGTAAAATTGCATTTCTTGGTCTTCATAGAAAGATCTAATTAGATTAATTCGATgatttaatatattacatcagcttcaatttttctttttattcagtaatatatagatattaagtaacataattatattgtatgttgTTCAGTTCTTGGACTTTGACATTTGATGTACATGTgttgtaatattaaatatatacatatgtccATATGAAAATAGGAAtcaatatgtatatgtattgtctgttatatttctgtatatttttaattagttaCTATACAAAGTTGCTTGATTTTCTTCAAGTTTTTGAGAAATACagactgaaaataattttacattatattttcaaagaaatattaaaatcaatttataactttaaatatatattgtttttCAGATAACTTGAGAAATGAAATCAAAGAAGGCTCAGGCACTCAATTATCAACCGCTTTGCCACAGCCTCGCAGTGATTCATATGTTATCTCTGCAGAAAAGTATTTTCTGCCCTTTGAATTGGCCTGTCAAAGCAAGTCACCAAGAATCGTGGTCACTGCTTTGGATTGTTTACAAAAGTTAATTGCCTATGGACACCTTACGGGAAATGTACCTGATTCTACAGAGCCAAATAAGCTGCTCATTGTACGCATTGTTGAAACAATATGTGGATGTTTCATGGGGCCACAGACGGATGAAGGAGTCCAATTGCAGATTATAAAAGCCCTTCTCACAGTTATGACCAGTCAACATGTGGAAGTTCATGAGGGTACTGTGTTGCTCACCATACGCACAGTATACAGTGTTTATCTGGCCTCAAGGAATCTGGTTAATCAAACTACAGCTCGAGCTACGCTCACTCAGATGATTAATGTTATTTTTGCACGTATGGAAACGCAGGCAGTAAGTTTACTAACTAATTGGCATAAAATTGCATTACTGAAACTTACATAAAAGAATGTTGAGGAATATTTTCTGCTTTCCTAGGAAGAAGAGACCGTCCGGAACGAGGTAGATCAAGCCGAAACCACCAATGTAAACTCCACTAATTGCACTTCTGGAGAGCTTGAAACCGAAACAGTAAACCACGAAGAACCATCAGTGGAGAGCAGTCAAGAATCACAGTTAATAGTGAGAGGAATTTTAGAGGATGTAGTAAATTCTATTATTCCCGAAGATTCGACGAATATAACTACTGTAACGTCAGAGGAGGCTAGCTTAGATCAAGTGCCTATAGATGAGAATTCCGACGAGGCCGTTGCAGAGAGCGATAATATGGTCAGGGCGAAGTTCACTCATGTGCTACAGAAGGACGCTTTTTTGGTTTTCAGAGCACTTTGCAAACTTTCCATGAAACCACTTCCTGATGGCACTCCAGATCCCAAGTATGTGTAAAGAGtctttttattaagaaaatgttttaatgcagacaattatttttaagttGACTCAGAAGTCTTTTTGAGATTGACATTTTTGTATCTCATATAAATCAAGTAAAACCTAATTGGTTTTTTGACTTAACCATTTAAAGTTGTGATATtggaatatttgttatttcatGTATCACAATTTCACAAATAGAGAAAGAGTATGTCACTTTTCTAATAATCATGCAAGTTGGTATCTCAAAGTTTAGCATCTTATGAAATTTTTGTGGTATACTCTCTTTAGGTCCCACCAGCTCAGGTCGAAGATCCTTTCCTTACAATTGCTTCTGGGTATCCTGCAAAATGCTGGACCAGTATTGCGTTCCAATGAAATGTTTGTCATAGCCATAAAACAGTACCTCTGTGTAGCACTCTCGAAAAACGGTGTCTCTTCCGTTCCCGAGGTGTTTGAATTATCTCTAGCATTGTTTCTCGCACTGCTGGCTCGCTTCAAAATGCACTTAAAAATGCAAATAGAGGTTTTCTTCAAGgagatttttatgaatatccTCGAGACTTCTAGCAGTTCTTTTGAACACAAATGGATGGTGATTCACGCTTTGACTCGTATTTGTGCGGATGCACAGAGTGTCGTGGATATCTATGTGAACTACGACTGTGACTTATCAGCTGCGAATCTGTTTGAAAGGTTGGAAAACAACAATTACCTGTAAATCTATAAAacgaatgaatattttatatttcatattattatatttttatagagaGATTAAATTagttatattctatatttttacagGCTTGTGAATGACTTATCAAAGATAGCACAAGGTAGACAAGCACTAGAATTAGGTGCATCACCCAATCAAGAGAAATCAATGAGGATCAGAGGTCTTGAATGTTTAGTATCCATCTTGAAGTGTATGGTTGAGTGGAGCAGAGATCTGTATGTGAACCCTAGTGTTCCAGCTGATCAGCAATTCCCATCTGAGCCCCCTGATCCTCCAGTGGAACCTCCCCTGCCTCGTTATGGAAGTGCTGGTAGTCTATCCTCAGCGAACTCTAGTTTAGTAGGAAACAAGGAGATCCCGGATTCTCCTGAACAATATGAGGTCCAGAAACAACAAAAAGAAGTGTGGGAGACTGGCATCGATATGTATGGATTACAATTCGTTTTTTAGTTCCTTCGTCTTATTCTGATATTTAAAGCATCAGGTTGTCTCaaaacaaaattcttttacttctttcacttgaaaaattgatttgtGTTAAATAGTTGACTCAACATCGTATGttattatatcgtataattCCTTTTACGTTCATTATATGGAATTATATGGAACTATATGGAGATGTGTTAAAATAGacatattacaaaaatttataattatagcCAAGTTATGAACAGCCTTTTAATTTAACTAGGTACAAATCGGTCATAAAATGTTGAATGTAAGTTAAATTGCAGAAGGATAATAGGACTACCTGGTATTTTAAATCACTGTAATGACACTTAGGAAATGGCAGAGTTGCAAAGAGacatgtattttattaattaaattggtATTTTTATCTCTAGTTTTAATCGAAAGCCAAGCAAGGGAGTACAATATCTTCAAGAACAAAGTCTTCTAGGTAATTCGTCTGAAGATGTTGCCCGTTGGCTTCATATGGACGAGCGACTCGATAAGACCGCGATCGGCGATTTTCTCGGCGACCATAATCACAATCAGGTGATGTACAGCTATATTGATCAAATGAATTTTGCCGACCGCGATTTAGTTACAGCCCTTAGATACTTTCTCGAGGGCTTTCGGTTGCCTGGGGAGGCGCAGAAGATTGATCGATTAATGGAGAAGTTTGCTAGTCGATATTGTGAATGTAATCCAAAGTAAGTATCCTTTAAATTTTAGTATTATATGATATCATATTATCAtgttttttcatatttcttccATGTTATCTTCTTgtacataatattatataattttaacattttttttttttcataaattaattcATCTTTTACTTTACCAGTAATGGATTATTCACAAGTGCGGACACCGCATATGTATTGGGCTTTTCGATCATTATGTTGACTACCGATCTACACTCGCCTcaagtgaaaaataaaatgaccAAAGAGCAATATATCAAGCTAAACCGACGCATTAGTGATAACGAGGATCTCCCTGAAGAGTACTTATCGAAAATTTATGACGAGATTGCCGGTAACGAAATTAAGATGAAATCCAATCCTAATCGACCTGGCAAGCAAGGTAAATAGAAATTGAACTAATTAAGTAGAttgttatataattaataattttaaatatgtttGGTGTTACAGTGATATCTAGCGAAAAGAAACGACGGCTTTTATGGAACATGGAGATGGAAGTAATCTCGACAGCAGCGAAAAATCTAATGGAATCTGTCAGTCATGTTCAAGCACCGTTCACCACGGCTAAACACCTGGAACACGTTCGACCTATGTTTAAAATGGCGTGGACACCATTTTTAGCCGCATTCAGTGTCGGTCTTCAAGACTGCGATGATCCAGAAATTGCTTCCCTTTGTCTAGATGGTATTAGATGCGCAATACGCATTGCTTGCATATTTCATATGACGGTAAGCGTTTCTGCGATATCAGCGAAATTTTAAACTACTATGATAGTCCTGTTTCGGCTAGTTTTATTCAGTTGGTTACTTTTACGTCCGAAGCTGTATGAACTGTAGAATATATAAGGTACATCATAAGCTTCAAATCACTCAAGATCTTTGttgtaaattgtatttttctgttttaatTATAGTTAGAACGGGACGCGTATGTGCAAGCCTTAGCACGGTTTACTTTATTGACTGCGAATTCACCGATCACTGAAATGAAGGCGAAGAACATCGATACGATCAAAACTCTGATTACTGTAGCTCACACTGATGGTAATTATCTTGGCAGCTCTTGGTTGGATGTTGTTAAATGTATCTCTCAACTCGAGCTTGCCCAATTAATTGGAACTGGAGTCAGACCTCAGCTCTTGGGTCCACCTTCGAAGCCGCATTTCCCTTCACCATTAGTAAACTTCAACCTAACACATAACAACTTGCATCAGAACAATAATTTGAATCTCAGCTCGTTGGACCGTAAGTATGTCATTGACATCtcataaatttttcatagaaaaatgCACACATATTAAAGATGAAATCCTAGTcaacaaaaattgtattctttaacttctgtttattttctatctatttattttacatgCTTCGTTTTTTTATATGCCTTTTAGCAAGCGTAAAGGAATCAATAGGAGAGACAAGCTCT
Encoded proteins:
- the LOC126874703 gene encoding brefeldin A-inhibited guanine nucleotide-exchange protein 1, whose product is MRDNSKEMFIIRALEKILADRDVKRSHLSQLRKSCETALDNLRNEIKEGSGTQLSTALPQPRSDSYVISAEKYFLPFELACQSKSPRIVVTALDCLQKLIAYGHLTGNVPDSTEPNKLLIVRIVETICGCFMGPQTDEGVQLQIIKALLTVMTSQHVEVHEGTVLLTIRTVYSVYLASRNLVNQTTARATLTQMINVIFARMETQAEEETVRNEVDQAETTNVNSTNCTSGELETETVNHEEPSVESSQESQLIVRGILEDVVNSIIPEDSTNITTVTSEEASLDQVPIDENSDEAVAESDNMVRAKFTHVLQKDAFLVFRALCKLSMKPLPDGTPDPKSHQLRSKILSLQLLLGILQNAGPVLRSNEMFVIAIKQYLCVALSKNGVSSVPEVFELSLALFLALLARFKMHLKMQIEVFFKEIFMNILETSSSSFEHKWMVIHALTRICADAQSVVDIYVNYDCDLSAANLFERLVNDLSKIAQGRQALELGASPNQEKSMRIRGLECLVSILKCMVEWSRDLYVNPSVPADQQFPSEPPDPPVEPPLPRYGSAGSLSSANSSLVGNKEIPDSPEQYEVQKQQKEVWETGIDIFNRKPSKGVQYLQEQSLLGNSSEDVARWLHMDERLDKTAIGDFLGDHNHNQVMYSYIDQMNFADRDLVTALRYFLEGFRLPGEAQKIDRLMEKFASRYCECNPNNGLFTSADTAYVLGFSIIMLTTDLHSPQVKNKMTKEQYIKLNRRISDNEDLPEEYLSKIYDEIAGNEIKMKSNPNRPGKQVISSEKKRRLLWNMEMEVISTAAKNLMESVSHVQAPFTTAKHLEHVRPMFKMAWTPFLAAFSVGLQDCDDPEIASLCLDGIRCAIRIACIFHMTLERDAYVQALARFTLLTANSPITEMKAKNIDTIKTLITVAHTDGNYLGSSWLDVVKCISQLELAQLIGTGVRPQLLGPPSKPHFPSPLVNFNLTHNNLHQNNNLNLSSLDPSVKESIGETSSQSVVVAVDRIFTGSTRLDGDAIVEFVKALCQVSLEELSHPTQPRMFSLTKIVEISYYNMGRIRLQWSRIWQVIGDHFDRVGCSPRQDIAFFAVDSLRQLATKFIEKGEFANFRFQKDFLRPFEHIMKKNRSPVIRDMVVRCVAQIVHSQAPNIRSGWKNIFSVFHHAASDRDEAVVELAFSMTGKIINELYAEDFSIMVDSFQDAVKCLSEFACNASFPETSMEAIRLIRSCASYIDANPNLFAEGMMDDSGMVSEEDRAWVRGWFPLLFELSCIVSRCKLDVRTRALTVLFDVVKTHGASFKPHWWKDLFQVLFRIFDNMKLPEQHTEKAEWMTTTCNHALYAIVDVFSQFYDTLGPLLLEQLYSQLLWCVQQDNEQLARSGTNCLENLVISNGIKFDEQTWEKTCSCVLDIFESTLPSALLTWKPQSPNKESDLDVITGDADSHMGILKRSNSSQSLTNGETAKNKVFSALLIKCVVQLELIQTIDNIVFYPATSRKEDQENLALAQADMFNGKSSELGVRAGADQQKEEQGMYCALTTTHLLQLVECLLKSHRFAKSFNSNHEQRNALWKAGFRGNVKPNLLKQETQSLACALRILFKMYSDEAHRADWSKVETRLVEVACEALEYFLALSNEAHRDAWTPILLLLLTRILKMSDNRFAVHASSCYPLLCEVMCFDLKPELRSVLRRFFLRIGPVFRITQQ